The DNA window ccgggatcacagggttgttgtatgttttccgggctgtatggccatgttccagaagtattctctcctgacgtttcgcccacatctatggcaggcatcctcagaggtagcctgccatagaggtaggctgcctcacaacctcaggatgcctgccatagatgtgagtgaaacgtcaggagagaatacttctagaacatggccatacagcccggaaaacatacaacaatcctcgAAGATGTTCCCAAAATGTGTTCTTGATGGCTGGAAATGTATATTATTAGTACATCCAATAGGAAGAGATAAAGGATATCAGCGTAGTTCTGATTCTGAggttggccccatctacactgccatataaaataattTCTGAATCTATATCCAGTCGTTCCTTTGCTATTGAAAGGCGAATTTCTGAATTATAGCTGAGGAAGGATTAAtagtttaatgtttaatagaAACAGAATCAACTTATAATACCGCAATATTCATAACACACTCCTTGAGTTTATGATGTAAAATTCCCACTTTCAGCTTCATATGTTTGTCCTGTAACAGGGAAGATGGAGGCTGGTGGCGGAGCTGGCTGCAGCAAAGCCTTCAAACAGTCAAAGAGAAGGTGGGTGGACTGGCCTTTTATCAAAAAGTGTGTCTCTCTCCCGACTCTGAGCAAACAGCTTCCTTTTGTACACTTCTCACTTCAAGTTGTGGCCGTATTTCCTTTCTTGAGCCCACTTCTGAAATGAGCTGgaagctatgtctttgaattcttgtATGCTTGGTTAATAAATGTTTTTTCTAGGCAAACATGAATGCTTTAGTGGTTGCTTTGATGGCAAGTGATGTCAGTTGTTATGGCTCTCCTTATTTTTCATCATACCTTCATCTTAGACCTATTATGGTCTTGGAACAGCATGTTGAATCTGCAAGATGTCATTTCAAATTCTTTCCCTGTTGTCAACCCACTCCAGTTTTTTCCCCCTGTTGTTAACCCACTCTTTTCACCTGACTTCCTCTGCTATTAAATTAGAGGTAATGATAGAGTCCTACCTCCACAGACTTGTTATGCAAACAAACAAGTTAATGATTGAGAACTGCTTCAGTGCTGTTATAATGAAGCCTTTACTTGAACGGAAATACCATTGTTTCCAGCAAAGCTTACTCCTTGACTGgtagatttttttatatataagtaGTTATACTCGGCCCTTTATCAAGAGAGCACAGAGCATCTTACAATAGCATTAAAATGGATTAAACAGCCCAAAAGCAGTAAATTATTATctgtctgtcagggatgctttgattgtgcttttcctgcatggcagggggttggactacatggcccatgtggtctcttccaactctattattctattattctatgaaatgagctgaaaatatatgaaatagcacagcccaacaaaaagcaATTCCTTCATGTCTTGGTTTTTAtgtctgttcctgggattattttggtctgattcagaaaattgcattggacagactgctctagtttcttagatatgattatcatggtTTTGTGTGGGCGAGAAGATGAAGACTATAAAgtacatttttggaatcagcaggtcagatatacccaaaaagagggctaacatttgaagcaccaaaatgtttgttggccagtgtaatttgaaaaatgtcaagttttttaaaactgtaaaTAATGGACTTTGAGTTGCATTAATGAGAGCCAAAGGTTTATGAACAATCCAAGTTTTAACTGGGCATCTAAACTGGGCCTTCAGGGTGATAGCATTCTATTCAACACTAAGCACAAATCTGTTATCTTCTTCCTTTGCTGCAGTCCACAGAGGCCTTGGAGTTCATGAAGCGAGACCTGACAGAATTCACGCAGGTGGTCCAGCATGACACGGCCTGCACCATTGCGGCCACTGCCAGCGTTGTCAAGGAGAAACTGGCAGTGAGTGGGCACCAGATTCTGAAATAAAGTGATCTGGGTGGGAGGGAAGGCATAGTGGGTCTTCTTTTCCCTCCACTGTAATGATTCCCACCTTTCCCTGTTGCTACTTTGGTGCCTCTCATTTGGACCCAAAGGAATACAGCCATGTCTGATTTCTTGTCTGTATTGTCtgactgcctttttaaaaatgtttttgagaaGACGGAGAACTCCTCGGGTACCACTGAAAAGGTGAGGAAAGGGCTTTCCAACTTCCTGGGCGTCATCTCAGACACATTTGCCCCTTCGCCGGATAAGACCATCGACTGTGACGTCATAACCCTGATGGCCACCCCTTCGGGGACGACGGAATTGTACGACAGTGCCAAGGTGCCCCTTCTTCTGTCTTGTCCCCCAGACCATTCTGTTTCTCTCTATTTGCTGTCAGGATCTCATGCTCATACGCCTCTCCTTGTTTCTCCTCTTCTAGGCGCGACTATACAGCCTTCAATCAGACCCAGCCACTTATTGCAATGAACCTGATGGTAAGACATAGTATGGAGAAGTGTGAGGGTTAAGAGCTGTTGGGAGAGGAAATGAGCCAGCTGCCCAGTGGTGACTGCAGTCCACAATATGCTGTTGtcttcatagagtcaaacctttcCCATTTTTGCAGTGAATGCCTTTCTTCTAGTACAAAGACAGGCAAAGTACAGCTGTGGCCTGCACTCAGCCCCAGGGTCATTTTTATGGTACCCAGAGCTTACAAGGTTTTATTTTAAAGCTCCAATGTCCTATGCTTAGCCATGAAACATCCCGAGTGACCTTTGTTGGAAAAGGCCCATGAGAATGTGATGCAACTGTCCCAGATAAGAACCAAGCTTCCCTTGTGCtgccccttcttccttcccttcctcttttgctctcttcttcctccctcactTTCCAGCCATCTGCATGATGGAAGCAGTACAAGCTGGTTCTGAGGAACAGGAGAAACCCAGCCCAACATCTCTTGAGTTCTCCTTATTGCAGAGTATCACCATCCCAGAGTAGGGATGATGAATGTGTGTGTGGGAAGTCTGCCTCCTACCTGTTAAACCTGTTCTTCGGATAATGGAACCTGAGCTTGGAGGAGGCAGCATGTGAATAGGGTGGAGTTTCAAGCGTTCTGAGTCAGCCTGGTCGGGTCTAATCACTTGTTTCTCTCTCCATTCTCCCCAAATTTTTATTCTACTAATGAAACACCCAAACAAACAGATGCCAAGGCGCTTCACATGACACGGTTAATACCGTCATGAAGTGGAAGAGGGAAATTCTAGAACAAACCTAGATGCTAAATTCTTGATGCTAAACCCAGGGCAACCCAATCTGATTGATGAGTCAATGCAATGGACCAAGCTCCTTttgattcagcagctcagcagtaatTGAGACTAACCTATGGATTTTACCTGACCTCACCGAGGTAAAACCTTCTTCAAACATTGGCCTGAGTACTGAAGTGCTTCTCTTACATTCTTGTCACCAAAGGTCAGCATTCCACAGTTAGGCAGGCTGTGCTTCCTCTCTAAAAAGTGCAGCTTTATCTTCTGGCAGccttgtggcttgaaggttgggttgctgacctgaaagctggcaggttcgaatcccacccggggagagtgcggatgagctccctctatcagctccatgcggggacatgagagaagcctcccacaaggatggtaaaaacatcaaaaaacatcagggtgtccccctggacagccaattctctccagaagcaactcaagttgctcctgacactaaaaaaaaaatcttctggcAGGAATCCAGACTGTTTAAATGTGAGGAATAGAGCAGACTTTGCAGACTAGCAAATGGGCACTGAATTGTAGCATAGTTATTTTGTGATCCAGTCTCTACCAATCTACACCCAAAGCATCCCTTGCAGGTGTCCATCCAAGCTGTCCAAAACCTAATGGAGGGGAGTCAGCCACCTTCTGCTGAGCACGTCTTGCTGTCAGGCATTTCTTCCTGATTCTAAGTTGCAATGTCTGTGGTCTTGCATCCATTGTTTCAGGTCCTGCTTTTTAAGATCACAGCACCAAGCTTGCGATATCTTCAGTCTGACATTTGAAGACCGTATCACCTTTCAAGAGTCTCCTTTTATTTTCGCCACCACCAAGGATGGCTGCAGATCTGTTATTAGAGTACTTTGGCTGATTTTGTTATGATGTGACCTCTTCTCCAAGTTCGTTCCAGCCACGTGCCTCTCGTCCATTGTGTTTTGATAGTCTTATTTCTTCACTCCTCCCTTTGCAGGACCCTCTCAACTTTTTGAGGCCTGGCTTTCACACTTCAACTTagaggagaaaaagggggagatctCGGACTTGCTGGTGAACAGTCCTTCCATCCGTTCCCTCTACTCCAAGATGGTAAGGGATCCTACTCCCTTGATCTCCGTGGTCTTTTTCCCAAGCCAGATGTTCTGGGTTAGTCCCTTCAGAACATTCTCCAGTGCCATTCTCCATTAGATGTATTGTATGAAACTGCAAGAGTGGTAGGAACCTTGCTTCCTTTGCTTATCAAATTCTGTTTTAAGCCATGCTGTGCCCATGAACCTGCTCTTACTTTTCCTTCCCATAATCCCAGGTCCCAGCAGCTGTCTCCCACTCGGAGTTCTGGCAGCGCTATTTCTACAAAGTCCATCAGTTGGAGCAGGTGAGTTGGCAGAGGCCCCGCAAGAGTGAGATAAATACCTTGTTCCTTTAGAAGGTACAGCATGATGGTTCTCCATCACATCTCTGAAACATAGAATCTGTTCTTTGCTGAACTGTAATAGCCATTAAGCTTCCCTCTCTCAGGAGAATCAGGCCTTGGGCCTTGCTTTGAGACTCTGCCCAGAGAAACCACTGGACAAGGACGCCAAGGAATCACAAGACCCTTACAAATTCCTTTTATTTCCTAGGAGGAGGTACGAAGGGAGGCCCTCAAGCAACGAGCAGAGCAGAGTGTTCACTCAGAGGAGCCCAgatgggaggaggaagaaggtaaATGAGCCATAACTATGTCCTAGAAAAATTCAGAATaacttttccctcttttttccaaAGTTGTTCTTGGTAGAAAAAATGACAAATGGATTGTGGGATATGTTCTCTTTTAGAATGATGAATAAAATATTTAGAGCAGGATGTTCTTATGTTTAACTCCTTCAAACTGTTTCTAAAAGATCTGGAGTAAGAACACACTTGAATGAAagcaccgtatatactcaaatataagccgacccgaatataagccgaggcatctaattttaccacaaaaaaactgggaaatcataagccgagggtgggaaatttcagacataaaaatagataccaaataattacattaattgaggcatcagtaggttaaatgtttctgaatatttacatcaagctctaagataagactgtctaactctgattaaatcattattctcatcttcttcaatgtaaatgtgcttatgtaatagagtaaaatattatatgtaataataataaatacaggaaaataaaacatgtaataataaatagagtagaataataaatgtaataataataataataatagagtaaaataaatgtaatacagtagagtctcacttattcaagcctcgcttatccaagcctctggattatccaagccatttttgtagtcaatgttttcaatatatcatgatattttggtgctaaatccgtaagtatagtaattacaacataacattactgcgtattgaactactttttctgtcaaatttgttgtataacatgatgttttggtgcttaatttgtaaaatcataacctaatttgatgtttaataggcttttccttaatccctccttattatccaagatattcacttatccaagcttctgccggcccgtttagcttggattagtgagactactgtagtagcaacaataatagagtacaataataaatgtaataataatagaataaaataatacatgtaataataccaataataatagagaaaaataataaatgtaccgtgtATTCCCaagtataagctaacccaaatataagtcaacgaggatataagccgaggggggcttttttagtcctaaaaaaagtgctgaaaaactaggcttatactcgagtatatacagtatataccaggtgtgggcaaactttggccctctaggtgttttggacttcaactgctacaatccctaacagccggctgttaggaactgtgggaattggaagtccaaaacatctagagggagggccgaagtttgcccatgcctaatatatacCGTATCTCACATGGTGACCACATTATGGCTTCTTTCTCTCATGCATCAGAGGAGTTTCTAGGGTCGTCGTCATCATCTCCCCAGCCCCATACACAGCCTTCCCATGAGGCAAAACCTGCTCCTGCCTTGACAACAGAGGTGACTCCAACCCTGGAGGTATCCGTGGAAAGCTGGGCCACACTCAGC is part of the Anolis carolinensis isolate JA03-04 unplaced genomic scaffold, rAnoCar3.1.pri scaffold_10, whole genome shotgun sequence genome and encodes:
- the bsdc1 gene encoding BSD domain-containing protein 1 isoform X2, coding for MAEGEDGGWWRSWLQQSLQTVKEKSTEALEFMKRDLTEFTQVVQHDTACTIAATASVVKEKLATENSSGTTEKVRKGLSNFLGVISDTFAPSPDKTIDCDVITLMATPSGTTELYDSAKARLYSLQSDPATYCNEPDGPSQLFEAWLSHFNLEEKKGEISDLLVNSPSIRSLYSKMVPAAVSHSEFWQRYFYKVHQLEQEEVRREALKQRAEQSVHSEEPRWEEEEEEFLGSSSSSPQPHTQPSHEAKPAPALTTEVTPTLEVSVESWATLSPTLTEATPSESSESVSLMTQVTNPASAAATVPALPSQTSAQLSGAGDLSPRLPEVPREEPKAPEPTQLATTPQDGKPSPEKQPKEAAEGKGQSRTDGPREEAPMDLRLFELNSDSGKSTPSNNGKKGSSTDVSEDWEKDFDLDMTEEEVQLALSKADISGELDDEEWADWE
- the bsdc1 gene encoding BSD domain-containing protein 1 isoform X1, with amino-acid sequence MAEGFICLSCNREDGGWWRSWLQQSLQTVKEKSTEALEFMKRDLTEFTQVVQHDTACTIAATASVVKEKLATENSSGTTEKVRKGLSNFLGVISDTFAPSPDKTIDCDVITLMATPSGTTELYDSAKARLYSLQSDPATYCNEPDGPSQLFEAWLSHFNLEEKKGEISDLLVNSPSIRSLYSKMVPAAVSHSEFWQRYFYKVHQLEQEEVRREALKQRAEQSVHSEEPRWEEEEEEFLGSSSSSPQPHTQPSHEAKPAPALTTEVTPTLEVSVESWATLSPTLTEATPSESSESVSLMTQVTNPASAAATVPALPSQTSAQLSGAGDLSPRLPEVPREEPKAPEPTQLATTPQDGKPSPEKQPKEAAEGKGQSRTDGPREEAPMDLRLFELNSDSGKSTPSNNGKKGSSTDVSEDWEKDFDLDMTEEEVQLALSKADISGELDDEEWADWE